From Paracoccus suum, the proteins below share one genomic window:
- a CDS encoding DUF6950 family protein yields MAEGLNAYLARTWDRPFVWGECDCTLWVADWCAERWGQDPAASFRGRYSTQDEAEALTAGGLLETIRPFMGFLVEWTEARPGDVGVVMIDGRETAAIRTENGWAVKSLAGMGEANMPALAIWGS; encoded by the coding sequence ATGGCTGAAGGGCTGAACGCTTATTTGGCCCGGACATGGGATCGCCCATTTGTCTGGGGCGAGTGCGACTGCACGCTCTGGGTGGCCGACTGGTGCGCCGAGCGGTGGGGACAGGACCCGGCGGCATCGTTCCGGGGGCGCTACAGCACGCAGGACGAGGCCGAGGCCCTGACGGCAGGCGGGCTGCTGGAAACGATACGCCCCTTCATGGGCTTCCTGGTCGAGTGGACCGAGGCCAGGCCCGGTGACGTGGGGGTGGTGATGATTGACGGCCGAGAAACCGCCGCGATCCGCACTGAGAACGGGTGGGCGGTGAAATCGCTGGCCGGCATGGGGGAGGCCAACATGCCTGCCCTCGCGATCTGGGGCAGCTGA
- a CDS encoding phage tail protein, producing the protein MPQVVGTWIINAAVASGALASATGIGAALISAGAALAFNAAIAKIFAPKGPKPKDLQNELRQSDAPRVRYLGTNRASGAVLFWDWRSVGSKRVLFKLIAIAQGGMTDVRRWWLNDVEVTVVSEGVTGGIGDRVPDYGGNVNLRWRSGKGSFIDGGQYPSLLSAVTEWTAAHKATRVGTILAEFKSVSSEDAIEVYPGGEPKVLVEFDGDIANAPGRTPTHTLNLAWQLYDIITHADHGWLAPSEMDDASWALAVSDSFQTVPSAGGTTRARYLGGGGYQLAEPLKDVAQRWLDGMDGHLFLTTDGKLGMRVGKWRPPTYTITEDKIVSWDGGSGRDGLDVVATLVPKFTSPENMYQETSADPWEDPVALARYGEVAPKEIDLPVVQHHGQARRIAKRRAAAMNPKWRFTINLRFWGLLLYEEENVYLHMPRIGINNQPFAIRRWQCDMNGGDQVVTVTLEHVRPEADDWTAAEEGTAPVAAKATPGPKVVPTISIISTTVVTGLGSPYVRTTFTQPAGESVIGQYRRAGSVDPWTEMIREGTAGGVMRTQALFDREPIDMRFGVRRASWGTAIVGTWTEVNNIEVVANGTPPAPPTVVSWSGGIGTAVSVTFRPDLGANYSRTSLYRGEPDSAFASAAQIATTYATGAEVTIGGGTVPTGGAKYWLRSENASNVASAEVLVANIS; encoded by the coding sequence ATGCCTCAGGTAGTAGGCACTTGGATCATCAACGCGGCCGTGGCGTCTGGGGCGCTGGCTAGCGCGACTGGCATTGGAGCGGCCCTCATTTCAGCGGGGGCGGCGCTCGCGTTCAATGCCGCCATCGCGAAGATATTCGCGCCCAAGGGGCCCAAGCCGAAGGACCTGCAGAACGAGTTGCGCCAGTCCGACGCGCCGCGGGTCCGCTACTTGGGGACAAACCGGGCGAGCGGTGCCGTGCTGTTCTGGGACTGGCGGTCGGTCGGCTCGAAGCGGGTGCTGTTCAAGCTGATCGCGATTGCACAGGGGGGCATGACGGATGTGCGCCGCTGGTGGCTGAACGACGTCGAGGTGACCGTCGTCAGCGAGGGCGTGACTGGCGGGATTGGGGATCGGGTGCCGGACTACGGCGGCAACGTCAACCTGCGTTGGCGCAGCGGCAAGGGCTCGTTCATTGACGGTGGCCAGTATCCGTCGCTGCTCAGCGCGGTGACCGAGTGGACGGCTGCCCACAAGGCGACGCGGGTCGGCACGATCCTCGCCGAGTTCAAGAGCGTGTCCTCAGAGGATGCGATCGAGGTGTACCCCGGCGGCGAGCCAAAGGTGCTGGTGGAGTTCGACGGCGACATCGCCAATGCGCCGGGGCGCACCCCCACCCACACTCTAAACTTGGCTTGGCAGCTCTACGACATCATCACGCATGCTGACCATGGTTGGCTGGCACCTTCCGAGATGGACGATGCCTCATGGGCACTCGCGGTCTCCGACAGTTTCCAGACCGTCCCGTCCGCCGGCGGAACGACCCGCGCACGCTACCTCGGGGGCGGGGGATACCAACTGGCCGAGCCGCTCAAGGACGTCGCGCAGCGCTGGCTGGATGGTATGGACGGCCATTTGTTCCTGACCACGGATGGCAAGCTGGGCATGCGCGTCGGGAAGTGGCGCCCGCCGACCTACACGATCACCGAGGACAAGATTGTCTCCTGGGATGGCGGGTCGGGCCGCGATGGCCTCGACGTGGTGGCGACGCTGGTGCCCAAGTTCACCAGCCCGGAGAATATGTACCAGGAAACCTCGGCCGACCCATGGGAGGACCCGGTTGCATTGGCCCGCTATGGCGAGGTGGCGCCCAAGGAGATCGACCTCCCCGTTGTCCAGCATCACGGCCAGGCGCGGCGGATCGCCAAGCGGCGCGCGGCGGCGATGAACCCGAAGTGGCGGTTCACCATCAACCTGCGCTTCTGGGGACTGCTGCTCTACGAAGAGGAAAACGTCTATCTGCACATGCCGCGGATCGGCATCAACAACCAGCCGTTCGCGATCCGGCGCTGGCAGTGCGACATGAACGGTGGCGATCAGGTCGTCACTGTGACGCTCGAGCACGTCCGGCCTGAGGCGGATGATTGGACGGCTGCTGAGGAAGGCACCGCACCAGTGGCCGCGAAGGCAACGCCGGGCCCGAAAGTGGTGCCAACCATAAGCATCATCTCGACAACCGTCGTGACCGGGCTCGGCTCGCCCTACGTCCGGACCACATTTACCCAGCCCGCAGGGGAATCGGTCATCGGCCAGTATCGCCGCGCAGGCTCGGTCGATCCTTGGACGGAGATGATACGCGAAGGGACGGCGGGCGGCGTCATGCGCACGCAGGCCCTGTTCGATCGAGAGCCGATCGACATGCGGTTCGGCGTCCGCCGGGCATCCTGGGGGACTGCCATTGTGGGCACATGGACCGAGGTGAACAACATCGAGGTCGTGGCGAACGGCACGCCGCCCGCTCCGCCGACGGTGGTCAGCTGGTCCGGCGGCATCGGGACGGCGGTCTCGGTCACGTTCCGGCCCGATCTGGGGGCCAACTACAGCCGCACGAGCCTCTATCGCGGCGAGCCAGATAGCGCTTTCGCTTCGGCCGCTCAGATCGCGACTACCTACGCCACTGGCGCCGAGGTGACTATTGGCGGCGGCACCGTCCCGACCGGCGGGGCAAAATATTGGTTGCGGTCCGAGAACGCCAGCAACGTGGCATCGGCCGAAGTGCTGGTCGCCAATATCTCCTGA